TCCAGGCCCAGGTACATGAAGGCCTGGGTGAACCCGATCAGGCCGGCCAGGAAGAGGAGGAAGGTCCAATCGATCTTCTTGCGAAAATCCTCCTGGCTCAACTCTCCCGAAAACAGGACCAGGAAGAGTATGAGCAGCGCCATCCAGGCGGTGGGGATCTTGTGGATGCTGTAGGTGCAGACCCCCACGATGAAGATGAGGGAGGACAGCAGGGCGATCCATTCCGAGGTGCCGAGCTTCCCCAGCTCCCGGAACCGGGCGCGGACCCGGGCGCGGGACAGGCAAACCTTTCCCGACTCCCGGTAGAGCGCCCCCGCCAGCAGGAAGCGGCCGGCGAAACAGACGATCCCGGCCACGGCGGCCGCGACCATCCAGTGGAAGAAGGTGAACCGGGTCTGGACCTGGCTGGAAAGCAGGCCGAACAGGATGAAGTTCACGGGCTTGCCGGTCAGGAAGTAGTTCGACATCAGCCCGAAGCTGGAATACGCCGACATGGCCAGGCGCGCGCTCCCGGGACTGCGGGGCCCGTACCCCATCTCCCGGGACATCTCCTCGACCATGGGCCCGACCAGGGCGAGGCGGCCGTTGGCGGAAGGGATGACCGGGGTAACCAGAACCCCGGCCAGGGAAAGGGCGAGGTTCTGCCAGAAGGCCGTGGCCGGAACGTAGCAGAGGATCATGAGCGTGAGCCGCACCAGCAGCCCGGAGTTGGTCAGCATCACCCCGATCCCGAACACCCCCATCGCCAGAAAAAACGTCTGGGAGGTGAACCCGCCCAGGATCACCTGCGAGGGGACGATCTTCAGGGTGAGGCAGGCGATGACGATGAAGATGCAGACCAGGTACTCGGCCACCAGCCTGAACATCCACATGACCACGGCCGAGGAGCCGACGGCGAGGAAGATCCGCTGTTCCCAGCTGAAGGACCCGGCCGGGACCGCCAGGTAGACTCCCACGGGGAGGAGCAGGCAGAGGAACCAGCCCAGGTTGGACCAACAGTACCGCCCCAGGACCCGGGGGAGTCCCGGGCGGGGAGAAGAACCGGAAGCACGCGGGAGCCCGACGGTCACGCCGGCATCCCCCGCCGCGCGCGGATGTTGTCGCGGGCCGATTTCATGAATTTCACCACCGGCGTGGCGGCGTCTCGCCGCCGGAGCGCGTCCGCCGGGTTA
The window above is part of the bacterium genome. Proteins encoded here:
- a CDS encoding SLC13 family permease, whose product is MTVGLPRASGSSPRPGLPRVLGRYCWSNLGWFLCLLLPVGVYLAVPAGSFSWEQRIFLAVGSSAVVMWMFRLVAEYLVCIFIVIACLTLKIVPSQVILGGFTSQTFFLAMGVFGIGVMLTNSGLLVRLTLMILCYVPATAFWQNLALSLAGVLVTPVIPSANGRLALVGPMVEEMSREMGYGPRSPGSARLAMSAYSSFGLMSNYFLTGKPVNFILFGLLSSQVQTRFTFFHWMVAAAVAGIVCFAGRFLLAGALYRESGKVCLSRARVRARFRELGKLGTSEWIALLSSLIFIVGVCTYSIHKIPTAWMALLILFLVLFSGELSQEDFRKKIDWTFLLFLAGLIGFTQAFMYLGLDRRVGSLLSLTNGLMADRFALYILVLSAEVLLVRFLLPANATVALFCVVLLPLAEANGVNPWVVGFCVLVLCSGAFFPYQSTFYLTLYHATEGRLFTHRQAAPFNVLANFINVAALLGSVYFWKVLGLLQ